The following proteins come from a genomic window of Corallococcus sp. NCRR:
- a CDS encoding endopeptidase translates to MRPLRSALCCLALLVSSTTYAFQPSQPEQQSAVAKKAFFKPELYLPIQNVPLEKARALMPRAGADRWAGFVTRFGGNVQVYLDPLSGMPTGIQGSFPLIPGDGFRNSVTLESVRQGLGRSVGSVDESVVGELVFKFVADHQDAIGVDLLQLGSPRVTQVTDTLWQVHIPQVVNGITVRHGRLAATISHGNLILLGTEAWANVGIDTKPRFSANQALAAGSTFLGQTLTPTSLWQQPTLEVAPYARTGAAFGQGYGHALVWAYGFSNPGEHERWKVTVDANSGEVLAVEDDNHYFDAQVKGGVYPSTNIGTCTSKETCGTMQPNTPMPWANTGFASPNNFTDGAGIYNYSAGTFNTTLSGKYVKIADSCGAINVSSATGSLDLGGVNNDHDCTVPAGTSAGNTPAARSSFYELNKIKEVARGWLPSNTWLQGQLTSNVNLNSTCNAFWNGSSVNFYKSGGGCRNTGEIGAVFDHEWGHGMDNFDANGSLSNSSEGYADIAGILRLQTSCVGYGFFQTTNTGCGLTPDGTGYNQQESQVAGQSWCNLRCSGVRDADWAASAPNIPATPQNFTCKMCSSGSGPCSKQVHCAASPVRQAAWDLVTRDLTAAPFNYDSNDAFLLGNKLFYQGSGNIGTWHACNCTAGTSDGCGATNGYMQWLAADDDNGNLADGTPHMTAIYAAYNRHNIACSTPAPTNGGCASAPTAAPTTTATPGDSQVSLSWTASSGASQYWVMKTEGFAGCDFGKARVATVTGTSYTDPEVANGRQYCYSVVPASSNACFGPASSCTCTTPTCAAPGAPTLSTPASGATGVELLAALDWADVTGVSGYEVQVATDSAFTNVVRSANSLVASNWTVSPGLTANTAYYWRVRALNSCGGTSSWSAARSFTTRGCVTLAAPTLTAPANGATGVALTPALDWSDVTSAAGYDVQVATDSAFTNVVRSATGLSSSAWNVTPGLSNLTSYYWRARATDSCGAGAYSTAFSFTTTNVCTPTVATYNSSLRTPACGSVCGCDTGPTLVNGRGTMSGGIEPNQPNTLGATCTDGASGSYHADESIDRIVLKTVDQGTITPGKQLTVDVTVWCYGTTDQLDLYYTTNTTTPAWTAVATAQACTAVGLKTFSIPVTVGGTTGNHAVRAQFRFGGSASSACVTGSYNDHDDLVFNVASAVAANPTAPSAKQVRGRAVTAR, encoded by the coding sequence ATGCGCCCCCTGCGGTCCGCGTTGTGTTGTCTTGCCCTCCTGGTGTCCTCCACGACGTATGCATTCCAACCCTCGCAGCCCGAGCAGCAGAGCGCGGTGGCGAAGAAGGCCTTCTTCAAGCCGGAGCTGTACCTGCCCATCCAGAACGTGCCGCTGGAGAAGGCGCGGGCGCTGATGCCGCGCGCGGGCGCGGACCGGTGGGCGGGGTTCGTCACCCGCTTTGGCGGCAACGTGCAGGTGTACCTGGATCCGCTGTCCGGCATGCCCACGGGCATCCAGGGCAGCTTCCCCCTCATCCCGGGTGACGGCTTCCGCAACAGCGTCACGCTGGAGTCCGTGCGCCAGGGGCTGGGCCGCTCCGTGGGCAGCGTGGACGAGTCCGTGGTGGGCGAGCTCGTCTTCAAGTTCGTCGCGGACCACCAGGACGCCATTGGGGTGGACCTGTTGCAGCTGGGCTCGCCGCGCGTGACGCAGGTGACGGACACGCTGTGGCAGGTGCACATCCCGCAGGTGGTGAACGGCATCACGGTGCGGCACGGCCGGCTGGCGGCCACCATCAGCCACGGCAACCTCATCCTCCTGGGCACGGAGGCGTGGGCCAACGTGGGCATCGACACGAAGCCCCGCTTCAGCGCGAACCAGGCGCTCGCCGCGGGCAGCACGTTCCTGGGCCAGACGCTGACGCCCACCAGCCTGTGGCAGCAGCCCACGCTGGAGGTGGCCCCCTACGCGCGCACGGGCGCGGCCTTTGGCCAGGGCTACGGACACGCGCTGGTGTGGGCCTACGGCTTCTCCAACCCCGGTGAGCACGAGCGCTGGAAGGTGACGGTGGACGCCAACTCCGGCGAGGTGCTCGCCGTGGAGGATGACAACCACTACTTCGACGCGCAGGTGAAGGGCGGCGTGTACCCGTCCACCAACATCGGGACCTGCACGTCGAAGGAGACGTGCGGCACCATGCAGCCCAACACGCCCATGCCGTGGGCGAACACGGGCTTCGCGTCGCCCAACAACTTCACGGACGGCGCGGGCATCTACAACTACAGCGCCGGCACCTTCAACACGACGCTGTCCGGCAAGTACGTGAAGATCGCCGACAGCTGCGGCGCCATCAACGTGAGCTCCGCCACGGGCAGCCTGGACCTGGGCGGCGTGAACAACGACCACGACTGCACGGTGCCCGCGGGCACGTCCGCGGGCAACACGCCGGCGGCGCGCTCCAGCTTCTACGAGCTGAACAAGATTAAAGAGGTGGCCCGCGGCTGGCTGCCCAGCAACACCTGGCTGCAGGGCCAGCTCACGTCCAACGTGAACTTGAACAGCACCTGCAACGCCTTCTGGAACGGCAGCAGCGTGAACTTCTACAAGTCCGGCGGTGGCTGCCGGAACACCGGTGAGATTGGCGCGGTGTTCGACCACGAGTGGGGCCACGGCATGGACAACTTCGACGCCAACGGCTCGCTCTCCAACTCCAGTGAGGGCTACGCGGACATCGCGGGCATCCTGCGCCTGCAGACGTCCTGCGTGGGCTACGGCTTCTTCCAGACGACGAACACGGGCTGCGGCCTCACGCCGGACGGCACGGGCTACAACCAGCAGGAGTCGCAGGTGGCGGGCCAGTCCTGGTGCAACCTGCGCTGCTCGGGCGTGCGTGACGCGGACTGGGCGGCGAGCGCGCCGAACATCCCGGCCACCCCGCAGAACTTCACCTGCAAGATGTGCTCGTCCGGCTCCGGCCCGTGCAGCAAGCAGGTGCACTGCGCCGCGTCCCCCGTGCGCCAGGCGGCGTGGGACCTGGTGACGCGCGACCTCACGGCGGCGCCCTTCAACTACGACTCCAACGACGCGTTCCTCCTGGGCAACAAGCTCTTCTACCAGGGCTCCGGCAACATCGGCACGTGGCACGCCTGCAACTGCACCGCCGGCACGTCCGACGGCTGCGGCGCGACGAACGGCTACATGCAGTGGCTGGCCGCGGATGACGACAACGGCAACCTGGCGGACGGCACGCCGCACATGACGGCCATCTACGCCGCGTACAACCGCCACAACATCGCCTGCTCCACGCCCGCGCCCACCAACGGCGGCTGCGCTTCAGCGCCCACGGCGGCCCCCACCACCACGGCCACCCCGGGCGACAGCCAGGTGAGCCTGTCGTGGACGGCGTCCTCGGGCGCCAGCCAGTACTGGGTGATGAAGACGGAGGGCTTCGCGGGCTGTGACTTCGGCAAGGCGCGCGTGGCCACCGTCACCGGCACCAGCTACACGGACCCGGAGGTCGCCAACGGCCGCCAGTACTGCTACTCCGTGGTTCCCGCGAGCAGCAACGCGTGCTTCGGCCCGGCGTCCAGCTGCACCTGCACCACGCCCACCTGCGCGGCGCCCGGTGCTCCCACGCTGTCCACCCCCGCCTCCGGCGCCACCGGCGTGGAGCTGCTCGCGGCGCTGGACTGGGCGGACGTGACGGGCGTGTCTGGCTACGAGGTCCAGGTGGCCACCGACAGCGCGTTCACCAACGTGGTGCGCAGCGCCAACTCGCTCGTGGCCAGCAACTGGACGGTGTCCCCGGGCCTGACGGCGAACACCGCCTACTACTGGCGCGTGCGGGCGCTCAACTCGTGCGGCGGCACCAGCTCCTGGAGCGCGGCGCGCAGCTTCACCACGCGCGGCTGCGTCACCCTGGCGGCCCCCACCCTGACGGCCCCCGCCAACGGCGCCACGGGCGTCGCCCTGACGCCCGCGCTGGACTGGTCCGACGTGACGAGCGCGGCCGGCTATGACGTGCAGGTGGCCACCGACAGCGCGTTCACCAACGTGGTGCGCAGCGCCACCGGCCTGTCCTCCAGCGCGTGGAACGTGACGCCGGGCCTGTCCAACCTCACGTCCTACTACTGGCGCGCGCGGGCCACCGACAGCTGCGGCGCGGGCGCGTACAGCACGGCCTTCAGCTTCACCACCACCAACGTGTGCACGCCCACCGTGGCCACGTACAACTCCAGCCTGCGCACCCCGGCCTGCGGCTCCGTGTGCGGCTGCGACACCGGCCCCACGCTCGTCAACGGGCGCGGCACGATGTCCGGCGGCATCGAGCCGAACCAGCCCAACACCCTGGGCGCCACCTGCACGGACGGCGCCTCCGGCAGCTACCACGCGGATGAGAGCATCGACCGCATCGTGCTCAAGACGGTGGACCAGGGCACCATCACCCCGGGCAAGCAGCTCACCGTGGACGTGACGGTGTGGTGCTACGGCACCACGGACCAGCTGGACCTGTACTACACGACGAACACCACCACGCCCGCGTGGACGGCCGTCGCCACCGCCCAGGCCTGCACCGCGGTGGGGCTGAAGACGTTCTCCATCCCCGTCACCGTGGGCGGCACCACCGGCAACCACGCCGTGCGCGCGCAGTTCCGCTTCGGCGGCAGCGCCTCCAGCGCTTGCGTCACGGGCAGCTACAACGACCACGACGACCTGGTCTTCAACGTCGCGTCCGCGGTGGCCGCCAACCCCACCGCCCCGTCCGCGAAGCAGGTGCGCGGCCGGGCCGTGACGGCGCGCTAG
- a CDS encoding M20/M25/M40 family metallo-hydrolase, which produces MRLKRVVPVVVSLCCATASAEEPRDKEVFITLGSETVDTVRSSFRGGSAPTLVREANGVSVLKLTESQLGDVSAIMHDQYHRCAGFMAHDTQEAALAALGPAQPMQSLVSYTLDNAPVVNSLFSGLQEASLRGTIIQLSSYTNRYYNNSTGGTQAASWLRDTWTSYASGRDDVSVQLYTHSGWTQPSVIATVTGTVYPDEVVVIGGHLDSINITVGSSSRPTATAPGADDDASGVATLSEVFRVAMAKGYKPARTVKFMAYAAEEVGLYGSQAIAQAHKSAGANVVGVLQLDMTNYRGSTWDLTLVTDNTNAAQNAFLGNLIDTYTGYSRTNITCGYGCSDHASWNAQGYPASMPFEAQMNNDNPNIHTANDTLANSTDGNANNALKFARIGAAYLAELGKGTIPGLPTDTTPPTVSLTAPASGATVNGTTSITATASDNVGVSKVEFLVDGVVKGTAIASPYAFAWDSRTVANGSHTVAAKAHDGSGNTATTTARTVTVANVSTTGTYDGTYKTLRCNAAAATCDSGTLFNGRGTRGPELNTPNTLRGTCKDGSTGTYKSDESMEALKVSTVDGSNFAAGKQVKVEATIWAYANPASDRLDLYYTANATATTPTWTLITSVTPSAANLQTISATYTLPSGANQAVRAQMRYGTGSPTSACVSGEYNDRDDLMFTVQ; this is translated from the coding sequence ATGCGTTTGAAGAGAGTGGTCCCCGTGGTCGTGTCGTTGTGTTGCGCCACCGCTTCCGCCGAAGAGCCGCGTGACAAGGAGGTCTTCATCACCCTCGGTTCGGAGACGGTGGACACGGTGCGCTCATCGTTCCGCGGCGGGAGCGCGCCCACGCTGGTGCGCGAGGCGAACGGGGTGAGCGTGCTGAAGCTCACCGAGTCGCAACTGGGCGACGTGTCCGCCATCATGCACGACCAGTATCACCGCTGCGCGGGCTTCATGGCGCACGACACGCAGGAGGCGGCGCTCGCGGCGCTCGGCCCCGCGCAGCCCATGCAGTCGCTGGTGAGCTACACGCTGGACAACGCGCCGGTGGTCAACTCGCTGTTCTCCGGCCTGCAGGAGGCCAGCCTGCGCGGCACCATCATCCAGCTGTCCAGCTACACGAACCGCTACTACAACAACTCCACCGGCGGCACGCAGGCGGCCAGCTGGCTGCGCGACACCTGGACGTCCTACGCCAGCGGACGCGACGACGTGAGCGTGCAGCTGTACACGCACTCCGGCTGGACGCAGCCGTCCGTCATCGCCACCGTCACCGGCACCGTCTACCCGGATGAGGTGGTGGTGATTGGCGGCCACCTGGACTCCATCAACATCACGGTGGGCTCCTCCAGCCGCCCCACGGCGACGGCGCCGGGCGCGGATGACGACGCCTCCGGTGTCGCCACGCTGTCGGAGGTCTTCCGCGTGGCGATGGCCAAGGGCTACAAGCCGGCGCGCACGGTGAAGTTCATGGCGTACGCGGCGGAGGAGGTGGGCCTGTACGGCTCGCAGGCCATCGCGCAGGCGCACAAGTCCGCGGGCGCCAACGTGGTGGGCGTGCTCCAGCTGGACATGACCAACTACCGCGGCTCCACGTGGGACCTGACGCTCGTCACGGACAACACCAACGCGGCGCAGAACGCGTTCCTGGGCAACCTCATCGACACGTACACGGGCTACTCGCGCACCAACATCACGTGCGGCTACGGGTGCTCGGACCACGCGTCGTGGAACGCGCAGGGCTACCCGGCGTCCATGCCGTTCGAAGCGCAGATGAACAACGACAACCCCAACATCCACACGGCCAACGACACCCTGGCCAACAGCACGGACGGCAACGCCAACAACGCGCTGAAGTTCGCGCGCATTGGCGCCGCGTACCTGGCGGAGCTGGGCAAGGGCACCATCCCGGGCCTGCCCACGGACACCACGCCCCCCACCGTGTCGCTCACCGCGCCGGCCAGCGGCGCGACGGTGAACGGCACCACCAGCATCACCGCGACGGCCAGCGACAACGTGGGCGTCAGCAAGGTGGAGTTCCTGGTGGACGGCGTGGTGAAGGGCACGGCCATCGCCTCGCCCTACGCCTTCGCGTGGGACAGCCGCACGGTGGCCAACGGCAGCCACACGGTGGCGGCGAAGGCGCATGACGGTTCGGGCAACACCGCCACCACGACGGCGCGCACGGTGACGGTGGCCAACGTGTCCACGACCGGCACCTACGACGGCACGTACAAGACGCTGCGCTGCAACGCGGCGGCGGCCACCTGCGACAGCGGCACGCTCTTCAACGGCCGCGGCACCCGGGGCCCGGAGCTGAACACGCCCAACACGCTGCGCGGCACCTGCAAGGACGGCAGCACCGGCACCTACAAGAGCGACGAGTCCATGGAGGCCCTCAAGGTGTCCACCGTGGACGGCTCCAACTTCGCCGCCGGCAAGCAGGTGAAGGTGGAGGCCACCATCTGGGCCTACGCCAACCCCGCGTCGGACCGGTTGGACCTGTACTACACGGCCAACGCCACCGCGACGACGCCCACCTGGACGCTCATCACCTCCGTCACGCCGTCGGCCGCGAACCTGCAGACCATCTCGGCCACGTACACGCTGCCCTCCGGCGCCAACCAGGCCGTGCGCGCGCAGATGCGCTACGGCACCGGCAGCCCGACGAGCGCGTGCGTCTCCGGCGAGTACAACGACCGCGACGACCTGATGTTCACCGTCCAGTAG
- a CDS encoding hybrid sensor histidine kinase/response regulator, with the protein MSQDVPPQTPETLFTGGSQMHALVRTHDWAASPVGPVASWPTSLKMLVKTLLGSRYPMILTWGPRLTQFYNDAYSLVIGDKHPAALGTDIRDTLAEAWDSLEPLVREAMTTGVASWVPALRLLLNRSGYREESYFDVSHAPAYDDTGAIGGMLAVCAEVTPQVLSERRTRLLRDLSAQAADTRSVTKTCGDVVTALADHPLDVPCALLYLREADGRSLTLYGAVGIERGGPLCPESVPLDASSRMAAPFLRALAGERVLRDGLEALLSLKGGPFGDAVGTLLLQPLAGSSTAAPLGVLVTALSPNRAFDEGHASFSELLSAQVAASLRNARAYEEERQRAEALAELDRAKTAFFHNISHEFRTPLTLMLGPLEDVLAQVPVTEGARKDLELVHRNAGRLLRLVNTLLDFSRLEAGRIDSSFEPTDLAAFTRDLTGHFRSAIERTGLSFSVACAELPEPVWVDRQMWEKVVFNLLSNALKFTFEGGIIVRQEHRGHDVLLRVTDTGTGIPQEELPRLFERFHRVRNARSRTHEGTGIGLALVRELVALHGGDVSVESGEGRGTTFTVRLPRGHAHLPADRIQAARQQDSTALGARPFLQEAERWSEAEPVRRALEPVPAPRDEEAPGVEAPRARVLVVDDNADMREYVERVLSPSFDVTLATDGQAALAAARASPPDLVLTDVMMPRLGGFGLLRGLRERPSTRAVPVVMLSARAGEEAAVEGLEAGADDYLVKPFSARELVARVRSMLELSRTRREVLRQELLSQSLRESVQARDDFLAVASHELKTPLAAFRLHLERLERSLGEDALGRAKSPLESAGRQVRRLHALMETLLDVSQLTTGRLALDLNDVDLSAVVGNAVARLREEMARTGVTVTLDAGAPLVGRYDRLRIDQVVTHLLTNAAKYGQGRPIAVRVAAGEGTARLIVRDEGIGISEADRARIFERFERAVPGRNYGGLGLGLWIARQVVEAHGGRISVDSQPGAGSTFVVELPLEGLEAA; encoded by the coding sequence ATGAGCCAGGACGTTCCGCCGCAGACGCCGGAGACCCTCTTCACCGGCGGCAGCCAGATGCACGCGCTGGTGCGCACGCACGACTGGGCCGCGTCACCCGTGGGCCCCGTGGCCTCCTGGCCCACGAGCCTCAAGATGCTCGTGAAGACGCTGCTCGGGTCGCGCTACCCCATGATTTTGACCTGGGGACCGCGGCTCACCCAGTTCTACAACGACGCTTATTCGCTGGTGATTGGCGACAAGCACCCGGCCGCGCTGGGCACGGACATCCGGGACACGCTCGCGGAGGCGTGGGACTCGCTGGAGCCGCTGGTGCGCGAGGCGATGACGACGGGCGTCGCCAGCTGGGTGCCCGCGCTCCGGCTGCTGCTCAACCGCAGCGGCTACCGCGAGGAGTCCTACTTCGACGTGAGCCACGCGCCCGCCTACGACGACACGGGCGCCATCGGCGGCATGCTCGCGGTGTGCGCGGAGGTGACGCCCCAGGTGCTGAGCGAGCGGCGCACGCGGCTGCTGCGAGACCTGTCCGCCCAGGCGGCGGACACGCGCAGCGTGACGAAGACCTGCGGCGACGTGGTGACCGCCCTGGCGGACCATCCCCTGGACGTGCCGTGCGCGCTCCTCTACCTGCGCGAAGCGGACGGCAGGTCGCTGACGCTGTACGGGGCCGTGGGCATCGAACGCGGCGGTCCCCTGTGCCCGGAGTCCGTGCCGCTGGACGCCAGCTCCCGGATGGCGGCGCCGTTCCTGCGCGCGCTCGCGGGGGAGCGGGTGCTGCGCGACGGGCTGGAGGCGCTCCTGTCCCTGAAGGGCGGGCCGTTTGGTGACGCGGTGGGCACGTTGCTCCTCCAGCCGCTCGCGGGCTCCAGCACGGCCGCGCCGCTGGGGGTGCTCGTCACGGCGCTGTCCCCCAACCGCGCCTTCGATGAGGGCCATGCCTCCTTCAGCGAGCTGTTGAGCGCGCAGGTGGCCGCGTCGCTGCGCAACGCGCGGGCCTACGAGGAGGAGCGCCAGCGCGCGGAGGCGCTGGCGGAGCTGGACCGGGCGAAGACGGCCTTCTTCCACAACATCTCCCACGAGTTCCGCACGCCGCTCACGCTGATGCTGGGGCCGCTGGAGGACGTGCTCGCGCAGGTGCCGGTGACGGAAGGCGCGCGCAAGGACCTGGAGCTCGTCCACCGCAACGCGGGCCGGCTGCTGCGGCTGGTGAACACGCTGCTGGACTTCAGCCGGCTGGAGGCGGGCCGCATCGACTCCAGCTTCGAGCCCACCGACCTGGCCGCCTTCACCCGGGACCTCACGGGCCACTTCCGCTCCGCCATCGAGCGCACCGGCCTGTCCTTCAGCGTGGCGTGCGCCGAGCTGCCGGAGCCCGTCTGGGTGGACCGGCAGATGTGGGAGAAGGTTGTCTTCAACCTGCTCTCCAACGCCCTCAAATTCACCTTCGAGGGCGGCATCATCGTGCGGCAGGAGCACCGGGGCCACGACGTCCTCCTGCGCGTCACCGACACGGGCACGGGCATCCCCCAGGAGGAGCTGCCCCGCCTCTTCGAGCGCTTCCACCGCGTGCGCAACGCGCGAAGCCGCACCCACGAAGGCACCGGCATCGGGCTGGCGCTGGTGCGCGAGCTGGTGGCGCTGCACGGCGGCGACGTGAGCGTGGAGAGCGGGGAGGGCAGGGGCACCACCTTCACCGTGCGCCTCCCCCGGGGCCACGCGCACCTGCCCGCGGACCGCATCCAGGCCGCGCGCCAGCAGGACTCCACCGCCCTGGGCGCGCGCCCCTTCCTCCAGGAGGCCGAGCGCTGGTCGGAGGCGGAGCCCGTGCGCCGGGCGCTGGAGCCGGTGCCGGCGCCGAGGGATGAGGAGGCCCCGGGCGTGGAGGCCCCCAGGGCGCGCGTGCTGGTGGTGGACGACAACGCGGACATGCGCGAGTACGTGGAGCGCGTGCTGTCACCGTCGTTCGACGTGACGCTGGCGACGGACGGTCAGGCCGCGCTGGCCGCCGCGCGCGCGAGCCCGCCGGACCTGGTGCTGACGGACGTGATGATGCCCCGGCTGGGCGGCTTCGGGCTCTTGCGCGGCCTGCGCGAGCGGCCCTCCACGCGCGCCGTCCCCGTGGTGATGCTGTCCGCCCGCGCCGGAGAAGAAGCCGCGGTGGAGGGGCTGGAGGCGGGCGCGGACGACTACCTGGTGAAGCCCTTCAGCGCCCGGGAGCTGGTCGCGCGCGTGCGCTCCATGCTGGAGCTGTCGCGCACCCGCCGCGAGGTCCTGCGCCAGGAGCTGCTGTCCCAGTCGCTGCGCGAGAGCGTCCAGGCCCGGGACGACTTCCTCGCGGTGGCGAGCCACGAATTGAAGACGCCGCTGGCCGCCTTCCGCCTGCACCTGGAGCGGCTGGAGCGCAGCCTGGGCGAGGACGCGCTGGGCCGCGCGAAGAGCCCGCTGGAGTCCGCCGGCCGGCAGGTGCGGCGGCTGCACGCGCTGATGGAGACGCTGCTGGACGTGTCGCAGCTCACCACCGGCCGGCTCGCGCTGGACCTGAACGACGTGGACCTGAGCGCCGTGGTGGGCAACGCGGTGGCCCGGCTGCGCGAGGAGATGGCGCGGACGGGGGTGACGGTGACGCTGGACGCGGGCGCGCCGCTGGTGGGCCGGTACGACCGGCTGCGCATCGACCAGGTGGTGACGCACCTGCTGACGAACGCGGCGAAGTACGGCCAGGGCCGCCCCATCGCGGTGCGCGTGGCCGCCGGGGAAGGCACCGCGCGCCTCATCGTGCGCGACGAGGGCATTGGCATCAGCGAGGCGGACCGCGCGCGCATCTTCGAGCGCTTCGAGCGCGCGGTGCCCGGGCGCAACTACGGCGGCCTGGGCCTGGGGTTGTGGATCGCCCGGCAGGTGGTGGAGGCGCACGGCGGCCGCATCTCCGTGGACAGCCAGCCGGGCGCGGGCTCCACGTTCGTGGTGGAGCTGCCGCTCGAAGGGCTCGAGGCGGCCTGA
- a CDS encoding VOC family protein yields the protein MELHHGRMFDHVHLQVKDLEASKRFYRAVLEVMGIPVFNESERHLAADELFLSNDREPTARVHLAFQAKDREMVHRFHQAAVAAGGRDNGAPGERSYHPGYYAAFVLDPDGNNIEMVHHGPAKRSAPSVVYTW from the coding sequence ATGGAACTGCACCACGGCCGCATGTTCGACCACGTCCACCTCCAGGTGAAGGACCTGGAGGCAAGCAAGCGCTTCTACCGCGCGGTGCTGGAGGTGATGGGCATCCCGGTCTTCAACGAGAGCGAGCGGCACCTGGCCGCGGATGAGCTCTTCCTCAGCAACGACCGCGAGCCCACCGCGCGCGTGCACCTGGCCTTCCAGGCGAAGGACCGGGAGATGGTCCACCGCTTCCACCAGGCGGCGGTGGCCGCGGGCGGCCGTGACAACGGGGCCCCCGGGGAGCGCTCCTACCACCCGGGGTACTACGCGGCCTTCGTGTTGGATCCGGACGGCAACAACATCGAGATGGTCCACCACGGGCCCGCGAAGCGCTCGGCGCCGTCCGTCGTGTACACGTGGTAA
- a CDS encoding putative zinc-binding metallopeptidase, with amino-acid sequence MMTSPQAESRVLREKHPTEGAERGRLSPRREALLQARIKDLSLRLGGTPLERYIAQLHAELEAKGISFKPQCYLSDEWGCPSGVPVIGLPFYLADPELLSIEAELGGSAETEAEILMYLRHEAGHAFNYAYRLYDTDEWRRVFGDYGRPYQDDYKPRPFSRRYVFHISGWYAQKHPDEDFAETFAVWLTPDSDWAKRYQGWGALKKLQYVEDTAKRLGRTTPPVQLAEPDFTTEEMEGTVQDHYRQRELDEKVDVELRNAFDHALEDIFWGPGEAPVSASTLVQAERQRLLSTVGHYAGVSRGVVRALVDHLAERTAALNLTLHPDDSREAAMQLASLVTVLAMNYLHTDRFFED; translated from the coding sequence ATGATGACATCCCCGCAGGCCGAGTCCCGCGTACTGCGCGAGAAACATCCCACCGAGGGGGCGGAGCGAGGCCGGCTGTCGCCCCGCCGGGAGGCGCTGCTCCAGGCGCGCATCAAGGACCTGTCCCTTCGGCTGGGGGGCACGCCCCTGGAGCGCTACATCGCGCAGCTCCACGCCGAGTTGGAGGCGAAGGGCATCTCCTTCAAGCCCCAGTGCTACCTGTCCGACGAGTGGGGCTGTCCCTCAGGGGTGCCCGTCATCGGCCTGCCCTTCTACCTGGCGGATCCGGAGCTCCTGTCCATCGAGGCGGAGCTGGGTGGGAGCGCGGAGACAGAGGCCGAAATCCTGATGTACCTGCGCCACGAGGCGGGCCACGCGTTCAACTACGCCTACCGCCTCTATGACACAGACGAGTGGCGCCGCGTGTTCGGCGACTACGGTCGGCCGTACCAGGACGACTACAAGCCCCGGCCCTTCTCGCGCCGGTACGTCTTCCACATCTCCGGCTGGTACGCGCAGAAGCACCCGGACGAGGACTTCGCGGAGACCTTCGCGGTGTGGCTCACGCCGGACAGCGACTGGGCGAAGCGCTACCAGGGCTGGGGCGCGCTCAAGAAGCTCCAGTACGTGGAGGACACCGCGAAGCGCCTGGGCCGCACGACGCCGCCCGTGCAGTTGGCCGAGCCCGACTTCACCACCGAGGAGATGGAAGGCACCGTCCAGGACCACTACCGCCAGCGCGAGCTGGACGAGAAGGTGGACGTGGAGCTGAGAAACGCCTTCGACCACGCGCTGGAGGACATCTTCTGGGGCCCGGGTGAGGCGCCGGTGAGCGCGTCGACGCTGGTGCAGGCGGAGCGCCAGCGGCTGCTCTCCACCGTGGGCCACTACGCGGGGGTGAGCCGGGGCGTGGTGCGCGCGCTCGTGGACCACCTGGCGGAGCGCACCGCCGCGCTGAACCTCACCCTGCACCCGGACGACAGCCGCGAGGCGGCGATGCAGCTCGCGTCGCTCGTCACCGTGCTCGCGATGAACTACCTGCACACCGACCGCTTCTTCGAGGACTGA